gggaagctgaggcaggaggatcacttgaacttGGGAATTTGAGCAATATAGAGAGGTCTCATTGTGGAGTGTGTGGATTAATTATCACAGCTagattttgtgtgtatttatgtgaatgtgtgctagagattgaaaacccagggcctcatacatgctaagcaggtACTCTATAACTGAAGTACACACCCAGTTCCCTAACTGCATATTTTTGaacataaaaattgttttaaattttttgcattGAAACCAAGGGGACAATCAGGTAAAGTGAATGAGATGGATATTAGAATCAGGAGCTGTTGACCAGAGGTCTTTATATGGTAAGAATTAAAGCTATAAAGCCTGCATGGATTTCAAGGATAGCATAAATCCAGTAAAATATATTTAGCTAGAAATCAGATAATCTGAGGTATTGGCTTTCAGGGCTGGATTTAGAAGTTGAAAACAGGAGACCAGAGGCAAAGAAGCCTGGTATCTAAGGGCAGGGAAAGATCAAATACTTGGGAAGTTGGAAGACAAGGCAGAaatgaaaatgtcatttattAGGAATAAACCAAAGGTTTAGAAACCAGGAGGACAAAGTAGAGATGGAGAAGGACTCCTGGTTTTGGGAAGAGAAGGCAAGTAAGAtcaaatagagaaagaaaaaaaaaaaacaagaataattcTAGGGCAGTGATGGTGCCATCACATTCTTCTTTATGTTAAAAATGATagcagccctgggttcacagATAACCAACAGAAGCAGTGAGCTAGGGAGTGAAGAGTGCTGAATTATTACCATTAGCACCAGGAGAGCTAAAAGTATaggtattttcttataaaaaggaCCGTGATGCTTGTAGGATGATAATATGGTCATTTAGTTACTTAATGCAGATATTTGTGTAATATTATATGTGTTATTTTATGCAGCTTTCCAAAAGATTTGGGATACCTGACCATTATGGCATCAAGAAACCTCTGGTATATGAGAAGTAACCTTTTCTTTGGTTCAAGATGTTGGATGATTCGCTATTCAGCAGAAATCCTCAAATCAGTTTCATTTAGGCTTTTTGGTGTGACATGTAATAATGGAGACAAAGAGCCTTTGGAGAATGAGGACTTATTGAACAACTTACTTACTATGGGGGTTGATATTGACATGGCAAAGAAACGACAGCCTGGAGTTTTTAATAGAATGGTTACTAATGAGCAGGACCTAAAGATGTTCCTTTTGTCCAAAGGAGCTAGCAAAGAAGTGATTGCTAGCATCATATCAAGATATCCACGAGCTATAACACGTACTTCTGAAAGTCTTTCAAAACGTTGGGATCTGTGGAGAAAGATTATGACATCAGACCttgaaattgtaaatattttggaACGTTCTCCTGAATCCTTTTTTCGGtccaataataatataaatttagaaaataatataaagttcCTCTACTCAGTTGGATTGTCCCAGAAATGCCTATGTCGATTATTAGCCAATGCCCCTCGCACCTTTTCCAATAGTCTTGATTTGAATAAACAGATGATTGAAGTTTTGCAGGAAGTCTGTTTGTTCTTAGGTCACAATGATCCCACAGATTTTGTCAGgaagataatttctaaaaatccTTTCATCTTAATTCAGAGCACCAAACGGGTGAAAGCTAACATTGAATTTTTACAGTCAACTTTCAACTTGAACAAGGAAGAACTGCTGCAACTGCTATGTGGTCCAGGAGCTGGAATTCTAGACCTTTCTACAGAATGTGCCaaaagaaattatacaaatatcAAAGAGAAGCTGTTTTCTCTTGGACGTACTGAAGAAGAGGTACAGAAATTTGTCTTAAGCTATCCGGATATGATGTTCTTGGCAGATAAAAAGTTTAATGATAAAATAGACTgcctcatagaagaaaaaattagtattttacaaataattgAAAGTCCTCGGGTTCTGGATTCAAGCATAAGTACTTTAAAAAGTCGAATCAAAGAATTGGTACATGCTGGCTATAACTTGAGTGTCTCTAACATTGCTCTTCTATCTTGGAGTCAAAAAAGATTTGAAGCtaaactggaaaaaattaaaCGGCTAGAACAATGCctggggagttaaaaaaaaaaaaagtcttggggctggggtcgtggctcagtggtagagtacttgcctagcatgtgtgaatcactgtgttcgatcctcataccacataaaataaataaataaaataaaggtattgtgtccatctacaactgaaaaaatatttgttaaaaaattcttataatgtatttatataatttaattttgaatttgggCCTTTCAGAAAGGACAGTTTTGATTTCTTCACCACAAACATGTAATAATCctttgggtattttattttaaaagttcataagAACTCAATATTGGCATGCTTAAGTGTAGTCTTCCTAACTACTACTGTATTTTGAATTAATGGCTGCTATATAGTAGTGGTAGTTCCTGAATGCCATGtaaaacaaattcagaaaataagCTTTTGTGGTTTCTGTTTGGACTGAAAAATCAACAGatttgggctggagatatagctcagtggtagagtgcttgcctagaattcATAAGGTCATGTCCAACACTGATCCccagcatagaaaaaaaaattgacattcaTTCAAATAGTTCTCTTCCCTCATGGTTTTGAATGGCAAGCTATTTCTTCTGTTATTCCAGTGCAATCAGTTATGATCCATCAGTAAAAGTCTGACAGAATAGAAAGGAAGGATTTTTCTCGGTTCCAAATTCCATATTTTCTGTTCAAACCATTAGTGTGTCTCCCAACCTAGGATTTACCATGAGTTTGCCCTGACAAGGGCAACTATGGTAGATAGAAGAATAATGGCCACCTAAAGGTCCCCAGAAACCATGAGTATGTTATAGTGCAATGGGTTTTatagatgtgattaagttaaaataTGATTAAGTTAAGGgtcttgagatggggaggttaTCTTGATTAATTGGGATGGGCTCAGTGGAATCACAGGATCCCAAAAAGTGGAAAAGAGAGGCAAATAGGAGGTCAAAATGGTGGAATGTAGAAACACTTGACCACTTTTGCTGACTTTGAAGGAGGAAGAAGCCCTGAGGCAAGGAATGCAGGTGGcctataaaaaatggaaaaggcaaggaaaccGGTTCTGCCCTGGGGCCCCTAGAAAGAAGTGCAGGGCTGCTGGCACCTTGATATTAGCCCAGGGAGAGTAGTATCAAACTTCTGATGTGCAGAACCATCagaataaattgttttaaacCAGTGAATTTTTGAtaacttgttacagcagcaaaTAGGTTAATAACTGATTAGTTGTATTTAAAGGAGGATGTCACAAAATGtggtctttttattatttctttatttcttcctcttataagtaaattatattaaaatttacttttctggAATTTCTAATGTTAGTGTTTATGACATCTAAATGTGTTGATAAAAAGCTAAGTGTAAATATCtaaataaaggaatatttttgCCTATTGAAAGTAGTTTAAAGAAATGGTGgccatgtatatttatattttgttggcatttcatttaatataaataaacaggAATTTCTGGAGGCATtgacttaaaaatgacaaattagaTCATGACTATATTTTGAACATATTAATAATCTAGCTCTAATAGCAACTGAGGAggaacaagttttatttttattttttaaattttttttaatatttattttccatttctcggcggacacaacattgttgtttgtatgtggtgctgaggatcgaacccgggccgcacgcatgccaggcgagcgcgctacggcttgagccacatccccagccccaggaacaaGTTTTATGACTTTAATTACTTtagattattttccaaagtaatttGGTTTCTAAATATGGGTTTTGAATTGAGTCACATAACTTCATGGTATTTGCTATCATTAAtgcctcaaaacaacaacaagaaaccaCCCCACTAATTTGTACCATTGGTAGAAACAAAGTGCCTGCTTTCCCAAAGCGTATTGTAATGATCTCCAGTAAGGTATTTGGTAGCAAGTTTGGCATAATTTAGAAACTATGATCTTTGTAGAGACATTTCTTCAGAGTGATATGTCTTTAACTTTGTGTAAATAATTCACTAAActtgttttcttataaaattaaaaaccttgCAGAGTTggtaaaaatcaaattatataagGTCTGTAAGATTTCTTGTACATAATACCTGTTCAGTCaaggataagaaaaataagttacagtagtattttttttaaaaaagctttattGATATCTAATTCATATACCatgtaatttattaatttatataattcaaggttttaaaaatattcatttaagttATACAATTTAAGATAGTGTATACGATCATCACTACAgtataatttttagaatttgtATCCTCTAAAAGAAACTGGTACCCATGGGCAGCCAATCTTGTTTTCTCCCTTCCAGCCTCATAGCACTAAGCAAAACCTAAATCTTGCTGTCTTTATAAGTTTGCTTTTCTGgacattatatataaatggaatcatacataCATAATTTGTGACCACTTTCACTTAATCTTTTTAAGTTTCATTCATGTAGCTCATGTCagcattcctttttattgccaaatagtGTTCTATTATATGGATACAATAGTATTGCTGGGAATTAAATTTATTGTTATGGCTTGAAACACAAAGTATTAAATCGTTGTCTTTGGAGTTGTATGGAAGAATTTCCCAAGGTATCTCTCTTGGGAATCTTAACAAATTTATATGGAACTTGAGGGAGATGGGCAGAGAAGGTAAAAGTTTTTTGGCATAAGCAGGTCATGGGGATTTCACTTGGGTTGAGATAAATTGTATAGAAACAATAGTTGCAAATGCCCAAGGAGAATGTAGGATGAACAGAAATATAATACAACACTTGATCattttaaaagtaacattttttttttgtcagaagtGAAAGGAAAATCCAtgttaataggaaaataaatcacaaaaaagaaggaaaaaacctcCAGAGATAATAGTTTGGTGGCTCTTCCTATTGTTTTTCTTTGCAGAACTTATCTGTACTTAGATGTAATATGAGTAGGTATGTAGTGTATATATTTAAGTTGATATTGgactattataatttttcttgtcCTAATAAATCCTAAACATATTACATAATTTTCAGTATTAAAGGATCAAGTAAGTATTCACCTGTTAATGTGGTTTTTAATGGTTGTATGATGAAATTCTGTTGCTGGATAAACTGTAGTTTCTCAATCTCTCACCATTGTGCAGAGCAAATgaatattagtaatattttaaacatcTCATCTGGATTATTTTAACATTCCATAGGTTATACTGTCATTTTTAATCCATTGGCATTCTTtataaattagaagtttattCTAGAAAATATAAAGGTTGAATATTGCATTATTGTACTGTTCTCTAAATGTCAGTTTcacaaaaccattttttaaaaattttaatttgttatatatgacaacacaatgcattacaattcatattacacatat
This is a stretch of genomic DNA from Ictidomys tridecemlineatus isolate mIctTri1 chromosome 2, mIctTri1.hap1, whole genome shotgun sequence. It encodes these proteins:
- the Mterf1 gene encoding transcription termination factor 1, mitochondrial, whose protein sequence is MASRNLWYMRSNLFFGSRCWMIRYSAEILKSVSFRLFGVTCNNGDKEPLENEDLLNNLLTMGVDIDMAKKRQPGVFNRMVTNEQDLKMFLLSKGASKEVIASIISRYPRAITRTSESLSKRWDLWRKIMTSDLEIVNILERSPESFFRSNNNINLENNIKFLYSVGLSQKCLCRLLANAPRTFSNSLDLNKQMIEVLQEVCLFLGHNDPTDFVRKIISKNPFILIQSTKRVKANIEFLQSTFNLNKEELLQLLCGPGAGILDLSTECAKRNYTNIKEKLFSLGRTEEEVQKFVLSYPDMMFLADKKFNDKIDCLIEEKISILQIIESPRVLDSSISTLKSRIKELVHAGYNLSVSNIALLSWSQKRFEAKLEKIKRLEQCLGS